Proteins encoded together in one Piliocolobus tephrosceles isolate RC106 chromosome 15, ASM277652v3, whole genome shotgun sequence window:
- the LOC116418410 gene encoding spectrin beta chain, non-erythrocytic 1-like, whose protein sequence is MAETVDTSEMVNGATEQRTSSKESSPIPSPTSDRKAKTALPAQSAATLPARTQETPSAQMEGFLNRKHEWEAHNKKASSRSWHNVYCVINNQEMGFYKDAKTAASGIPYHSEVPVSLKEAVCEVALDYKKKKHVFKLRLNDGNEYLFQAKDDEEMNTWIQAISSAISSDKHEVSASTQSTPASSRAQTLPTSVVTITSESSPGKREKDKEKDKEKRFSLFGKKK, encoded by the exons ATGGCAGAAACGGTGGACACAAGCGAAATGGTCAACGGCGCTACAGAACAAAGGACGAGCTCTAAAGAGTCCAGCCCCATCCCTTCCCCGACCTCTGATCGCAAAGCCAAGACTGCCCTCCCAGCCCAGAGTGCGGCCACCTTACCAGCCAGAACCCAGGAGACGCCTTCAGCCCAGATGGAAGGCTTCCTCAATCGGAAACATGAGTGGGAGGCCCACAATAAGAAAGCCTCAAGCAG GTCCTGGCACAATGTTTATTGTGTCATAAATAACCAAGAAATGGGTTTCTACAAAGATGCAAAGACTGCTGCTTCTGGAATTCCCTACCACAGCGAGGTCCCTGTGAGTTTGAAAGAAGCTGTCTGCGAAGTGGCCCTTGattacaaaaagaagaaacacgTATTCAAGCTAAG ACTAAATGATGGCAATGAGTACCTCTTCCAAGCCAAAGACGAT GAGGAAATGAACACATGGATCCAGGCCATCTCTTCGGCCATCTCCTCTGATAAACATGAGGTGTCTGCCAGCACCCAGAGCACGCCAGCATCCAGCCGGGCGCAGACCCTCCCCACCAGCGTCGTCACCATCACCAGCGAGTCCAGTCCCGGCAAGCGGgaaaaggacaaagagaaagacaaagagaagcgGTTCAGCCTTTTtggcaaaaagaaatga